The genomic DNA GAACCTGGAGCGCATGGTGTGGGGATGCCTGGCCGGACTGGCCGGACTCGGCGTCCGCATCATCTACTCCGCAATCAGATAACCAACAACGTGGAGGAAACCATGAATCGGAACATCACCCTGGACATCAACAGCCGCGAGATCGAGTTCAACGTCAACCCGGACGCCTACAACAAATTCATCAACGAGTTTCAGCCGACCAGCAAGGTCGCGCCCTCGCATGCCTTCCTGATGCGCACCGTGACCGAGGCCAGCAAGCCCGCCCTGCGCGAGCTGCTGGCCATGCCGGGCGCGGCGGTCGAGATCGTGGGTGCCCTGGTCGAGGAGTACAAGCCCAACCTGATTATCACCGTGGGAAAGTCGAGCTCGTCGCCGAGCGAATAGGCGACAACGCGCTGGCCCAGATGCTGGCCCTGCACCACAAGTGGTTCCCCGGCCGCGAGGCGACCGTGCAGACCATGGGCGAGGCCCTGCACCTGGAGACAGACTACTGGGACAAGATGCGCACGGCCATCACCAACGGGATAGCCAGGGCATTCAAAGGATAGAAAAGGCCCCGGAACGGGGAACCGAACCGGGGCCATAAAGGGACGACAGGATGCGATCAGAGACAGGCGGTATCAACCAGATCAGGCTTGGGCGCATGCACCAGAGGGTGCAGCGTCACGGCGCAGTCCTCGGCCAGCTTGTAGAGCAGGCGCAGGGAGCTGGCCATGCCGCCGTCGCCCTCATGGGCCTGGGACTCAAGGTCGGACAGTTCGTCCAGGGTGTGGGCGATGTCCCACAACCGCGCAACGGCTTCTTCCGGGGTCATTGTGACGGGATGCAACATAAAGACTCCTGTAGTTTTGATATGACACCCCGCAAAATGCGAAATGCCGGGTGCTATCAACCGCTACAGGAACGGCGGGTTTATTCCCCTAAGGTCTTGTATTCGCCCACACCCGGCATCGTAAACTCTGCGCTTTTGCCCCCTCCGTCGGGCGCAAAAAAACCACTTCTTTCGGGCGTGGCGACCGCCTGTAGCAAAGGTGTTGATAGCACCTGTTCGAACACATATGGCGAAACCGGGCGCGTTGTCAAATTACAACACGCCCGGTCGGGAGAGGGGGTGGCAGGAAATGGGCTACGCGTCCGGCGAGGGTGTGGCCTTGTCCTTGGGCACGGCGGCTTTCCAGCCGTCCGTCTCGTGCTCGGCCACCCAGAGGTCGTGCCTGCCCTGCAAGTTCATCCAGATCTGCGGCGTGGTGCCCAGGCGGCGGGAGAGGCGCAGGGCCATGTCCGGCGTGACCGCGCCCCGCTCGTTGACGATCTTGGACAGGGTCTTACGGCTGACGCCCAGCTGCTCGGCAAAGGCCTTGACCGACAGGTTCAGCGGCTCGATGCACTCCCGCAGGATAATGCCTCCGGGATGGACGGGCTTTCTCGTTCTCTCAATCATGACGACCTCCTTCTAGTGGTAGTCAAGGTAGTTGACGACATACGCACGGCCGTCTTCAAAGTAAAAAGTCACCCGCCAGTTGCCGGAGACCTTCACGGACCAATGATCTTTCAGCGTGCCGATCAGCGGGTGGAGGTTGAAACCGGGGAGGTTCATTTCCTGGGCCTCATCGGCGGCATGCAGGAAATCAAGAATTCGCTCCAGCTTGTCGGCATGCTTCGCCTGGATGCCCTTGGTGGTGCCGGTCCTGAAAAACTTTTCCAGCCCTTTGTGCTTGAAGCTCTTGATCATGGGGAAACCGTAACCGCAAGGGTTACGCCTGTCAAGGGGAGGTGTGCGGCATGAGCTCCAAACTTGAGAAGCTGTCCTTTTCCATCAGCCTGCTGGACCGGGTGTCCAAGCCTGTGGCCAAGATTCAGCGGCAGCTCGGCGGGCTGGCCGACAAGGCCCGGTCGTCCTTTGCCAATATCGCCGCTGGCGGTCTCGGGGTGCTCGGGTCGGGCATGGGCATACAGCAGCTGGTGCAGCCCGCGCTGGATTTCAACCGGGCCATGGGCGAGGTGGCCTCGCTCGGCGTGGCCGAGGACGTGCTCAAGGGCCTTGGCAAGGAGGCCATCCGCTTTTCCAACCGCTATGGCGTGGCTTCGACCGACTTTGTGCGCTCGTCGTACGACATCCAGTCGGCCATCTCCGGGCTGGCGGGCAACGAGCTGGCCACCTTCACCTCTGCCTCCAACCTCCTGGCAAAGGCCACCAAGGCCAACGCCGCCACCATCACCGACTACATGGGCACCATGTACGGCATCTTCCAGCAGAGCGCGGACAAGATGGGCAAGGCCAAGTGGGTGGAGATGATGGCCGGGCAGACGGCCACCGCCGTGAACATGTTCAAGACAGACGGAAACAAAATTTCAGCGGCCTTCACCGCCCTGGGGGCAAACGCCACGGCGGCGGGCATAGCGGCGGAAGAACAGATGGCCGTGCTCGGCAAGTTGTCGCTCACCCTGCAGGGCGGCGCGGCCGGCACCCAGTACAAGGCTTTCCTGGCGGGCGTGGGCAAGGCGCAGAAGAAGCTCGGCCTGTCCTTTGTCGATTCGCAGGGCAACATGCTCGGCATGCTGGACATCCTGGGCAAGATCAAGGGCAAGTTCGGCGACAAGTTGAGCGTTGAGAGTCAGGATCTGATCCAACAGGCGTTCGGTTCCAGCGAGGCCGGTTCGCTCATCAACAGCCTGATGAAAGACACTCAAGGACTTGCCGACAGCATTGACGCCCTGGGCAAGGTCAAGGGCATGGATGCGGCCTCGATGATGGCGGGGACCATGGTGGACTCGTTCCAGCGGTTCTCCGCCGCCGTGACCAACACGCGGATCGCCTTCGGCAATGTCCTGCTGCCCATCCTCAATCCCATCGTGGACAAGTTCTCGCGCGGCCTGGCCGTGATCACGAAATGGACCGACAGGTTCCCCAACCTCGCGCGGCTCATCGGGCATGTAGCCCTGGGGCTGCTCGGGCTGACCGCCGTGCTCGGCCTCATGGCCATGGCCGGGGGCATCGTCGCCATGGTTTTCAGCCCCGTGTTGCTCGTCGCCGCCGGAGTGGTCGCCGCCCTGGCCGGGGTGGTCATCTATTGGGGCAAGCTGAAGGCCCTCTTCCAGAACACGGCATGGGGGCAGTCAATCCTGCAACTCTTTGACTTCATCCTTCTTCCTGTCCGGGTGGTCATATTCCTCATCGGGCTGCTCATCACCCATTGGGACGCACTGAAAAACGCCTTCATGGACACAAACTTCGGCAAGGGGTTCGTCATGCTGCTGGAGAATATCGGCGAGCTGCTGGGCATCATCTGGAACAGCGCGGCCAGCCTGCTGAACATATTCACGTCCTCGCTGGACTGGTGGTCCAAGGCAACCTCCATGATCCCCGGCTTTGCCAGCTCGGACCCATCGGAGGGCGCGCCCTCGTCCTCGCCTTCGCTTGATGCGTCCAGGCGGTCATCCGTGGCGCCGGGCGGGGTGACCCAGCACATCTCCAACACCATGGCATCGAGCCGGAACAACCAGCGCACCATCGGCCAGGTGGTCATCAACTCCGACCAGCCCATGACCAAGTCGGCCATGGACGAGCTGCTCTTCATGGGGGCCTGAAGATGAGTGTGACGATGGCTGACGGGAAGTATTTCGACCTGCTGATCACCGACGACGACATCACCCTGGATAGGGGCGGGATCCCGGAGCGCTGCCGCGACCGCGACTCCATCGCCCAGGACATCAAGCACATGATCCGCGAGACAGGCCTGCTCGTGGAGCTGGTGGGCAACCGGGACGCCCGCAAGAAGCAGGAGAACATCATCAGGCTGACCATCGCGGTGGACAACGACGAGCGGATCGTGCCCGGCTCCTGCTCCATCCACGAGGTGTCCCTGGGCACCTTCTACCTGGTGGCGGAGACCGCCGAGTTCGGCCCCATTGATTTCAAGCTGGAGGCTCTATGAGCGACAAACTGTTCGAGGGCATGCTCAAGGAGGCGGGGGTGCCGGTCACCGAGGCCGAGATGGAGGCCCGCTGGAAGGCCATCAACGAGGCCGAGGGCAGCCTCATCACCAACGACTCGGCCTGGAGCCCCTTCTGGCGGCTCATCACGGCCATTGTCACCACCCCGTGCAAGTCGCTGGTCAGCCTGCTGGTGACCAAAGCCCTGCCCAATCTCTTTTTGCAGTATGCCGCGGGCACGTGGCTCGATGTCTACGCCTGGGGCGTGGACCTGACCCGCAAGGCCAGCGCCAAGGCCCAGGGCGTGGCCACCTTCACCCGCGCGGCGTCCGCCGGCGCGCTGACCATCCCTACGGGTACCCTCATCGAGAGCCCCACCCTGGACGGATACATCTACCGGCTGGTGGTCGACCAGGACACGGTGTGCCCTGACGGCGTGCTGACGTTCACCGCGCCGGTCACGGCCCAGCAGGCGGGGTCCGCGTACAACCTGGGGCCGGGCTATTACTCCATCCTGCCGTCCCCGATACCGGGCATCTCCTCGGTGACCAACGGGGCCGACTGGCTGACCACGCCGGGGGCCGACGAGGAAACCGACGAGGAGCTGCGGCTGCGCAGCCGCAACCAGTTCAGCGCCGTGGGGCAGTATCATCACGATGCGGCGTACAAGGCCATCATCGCCGGGTACGCCGGGATCCGCACGGACTATCTCTACTTCGAGCACGATGGCCCGCGCGGGCCGGGCACGGCCAACTGCTACATCATCCTGGACACCGGCGCGCCGCCGCAGGAGTTTGTGGACAACATCAACGCCTTTGTCCGGGACTCCGGCAACCATGGCCACGGCGACGACATGATCTGCTACCCCATGCCGGAGACGCCCTACGACCTGGCCTCCACCGTCCACCCGGTGCCCAACCTCTCCGAGGATCGGTGCGCCGCCCTGGTGCAGGACGTGGAAGACATGATCCGCTGCGCCTTCCGGCAAAACAGCGACTTCAACGTGTCCAAGACCTGGCCGCACAGCCGGTTCTCGTTCTCGCGGCTCGATCAGGATCTGCACGCGGCCCTGCCCGACCTGCTGTCCGTGGAGTTCGACCGCACCGAGGACATTGTCTCTGTCATGGACCTGCCGGTGCTGGGCAGCCTGACCGTCGCCCTGGGAGGCGCATAGATGGCTCGGCAAACGAAAAGCCCCGGAACGGTGAACCGAACCGGGGCCATGCGAAAAGGACTATGGATGCAGTCAATGACGGGACGAATCGGGCAGAGAGTGATGCACCAACGGGCGCAGCGCCACGGCGCAATCCTCAAGGGAGTGGTAGAGCAGCATGAGCGTACTTGCCAGCCCCTCTTCTCCTTCGTGGATTTGCGACTGTTGGGTGGAAAGTTCGTCCAGCGTGTGGGCGATCTGCCACAGTCTGGACTCGGCTTCTTCAGGGGTCATTCTGACGGGATGGGACATGGTTCCTCCAAAAAAAGATGCCGGAGTGTTCCTAGCCTAACCAGGCTCGGGGACCTCGCGGTTACCCCACACTCCGGCAAATTCCTTTTCGGATTGCCTAATAAAAAAACCGACGTTTTGCGCCTGTCGATTAAGGGCGGGTTAGTTAGGAACTCCATCAAGCACGAAAGGATCGGCCATGTCAAGTGATCAGCCGACCACCCCCGACGTGTCCCTGCCGTTCTGGATGTCCGGGCCGGAGCTGACCAAGCTCGCCCGCGCCGCCCAGCGGTGGTTCGAGCTGCTCATGGGCTGGGCCATCTGGCCCGCCCAGCAGATGGACCCGGACACCTGCACCGAGGCAGTGCTGAACCTCATCGCCTGGCAGCGCGACATAGACCGCTTCGAGGGGGAGCCCCTGGCCCTGTACCGCAAGCGGGTGAGATACGCATACGCCAACGCGCGCGACGCCGGATCCGTGGAGGGGTTCGCCCGCATCTTCGAGCGGCTGGGCGTGGGCTACCTGGAGACCGAGGAGCGCATGCCGAACCGGGATTGGGACGTCATCGCCCTGTACCTGTCCGACTCGCAGCTGGCCGACAACCAGGGCCTGCTGCAGGTGCTCATCCAGCACTACGGGCGGACATGCCGCCGCTACGAGTGGACCATCATCACGCCCCTGCCCGTGCAGGTGCGAGTGGAGTCCTTTGACAACGACTATCAGGCCATATGCGCATCCGTGCCCGCGCTGGGCATCGGGCCGCGCTTGCGCGAATTCAACCACGACCATGCCGTCATTGCCGCCAAGCTGTAAGGAGCCAACATGAGCAGTGCCATCACCAACGCGGGCGAAGCCCTCATCGCCCTGCACCAGAACCAGGAGACCGCCCTGGTCATCGACACGTTCATCGTCGCCAACGTGACCGGGGTGGACCCGGCCGGGCCGGTGGACCGGGCCGAGGGGCTGCCCGATCCGGGCGACATCGTCTACCAGTACACGATCCCGGCCGAGAACAAGGGCTACATCAACCCCAACCAGGTGGTGTATTCCATGCTGCTGGGGTCGGACATCGGCGACTTCGAGTTCAACTGGCTGGGGCTCTACAGCTCGGCCGACGACACCGTGGTGGCCATCACCTACTGCCCGAGCCTCTCCAAGTGGAAGACGGCGCACCCGGCCATGGGCAACGCCATCACCCGCAACTTCATGCTGGAGTACACCGGGCTGCAGGCCACCACCCAGATCACTGTCGAGGCCTCCACCTGGCAGATAGACTTCACGGCCAGGCTCAAGGGCATCGACGAGCGGGAGCGGCTCTCCAACCGCGACCTGTATGGCCGGGCCTGTTTCTTTGACTCCGGGTTCCTCGTGGTCAACGACGCCGGGGCATTCAAGGTGCAGCCGGGCACCGGCTATGTCGAGGGCATCCGCATCGACCAGGGTGCCGTGCAGGCCATCAGCCCCGGCGCGCTGCCCGCCACCGTCTACCTGGACGTGGCCCTGCAGGCCCAGGGGTCTGACCGGGTGGCCGTGGCCGCTGTGGCCTTCGCCGACCCTGGCGACTACACAGACGCCACCAACGACACCCATTACGGCCAGCCCATCGCCGCCATCGACGCCGGGGGCGTGGTCACGGATCTGCGTCCCACCCGCGCCATGGGCACCGGGATCCTGGCCGGGGTGGCCGGGGTGGACCACACGCATGACGGATACGCTCTGGAGGGGCACACCCACCCCACCATCGAGACCGACTACATCGACGCCAGCGCGTTGCTGCCCACCGAGGACGGCGGCGCGGCCAGCGGGGTGATCGCCACCGCCACCCACGGGCAGCGCTACGGCTACCGGGCGCTGCCCG from Pseudodesulfovibrio aespoeensis Aspo-2 includes the following:
- a CDS encoding putative phage tail assembly chaperone — protein: MNRNITLDINSREIEFNVNPDAYNKFINEFQPTSKVAPSHAFLMRTVTEASKPALRELLAMPGAAVEIVGALVEEYKPNLIITVGKSSSSPSE
- a CDS encoding type II toxin-antitoxin system RelE/ParE family toxin, whose product is MIKSFKHKGLEKFFRTGTTKGIQAKHADKLERILDFLHAADEAQEMNLPGFNLHPLIGTLKDHWSVKVSGNWRVTFYFEDGRAYVVNYLDYH
- a CDS encoding baseplate J/gp47 family protein gives rise to the protein MSDKLFEGMLKEAGVPVTEAEMEARWKAINEAEGSLITNDSAWSPFWRLITAIVTTPCKSLVSLLVTKALPNLFLQYAAGTWLDVYAWGVDLTRKASAKAQGVATFTRAASAGALTIPTGTLIESPTLDGYIYRLVVDQDTVCPDGVLTFTAPVTAQQAGSAYNLGPGYYSILPSPIPGISSVTNGADWLTTPGADEETDEELRLRSRNQFSAVGQYHHDAAYKAIIAGYAGIRTDYLYFEHDGPRGPGTANCYIILDTGAPPQEFVDNINAFVRDSGNHGHGDDMICYPMPETPYDLASTVHPVPNLSEDRCAALVQDVEDMIRCAFRQNSDFNVSKTWPHSRFSFSRLDQDLHAALPDLLSVEFDRTEDIVSVMDLPVLGSLTVALGGA
- a CDS encoding phage tail tape measure protein, with product MSSKLEKLSFSISLLDRVSKPVAKIQRQLGGLADKARSSFANIAAGGLGVLGSGMGIQQLVQPALDFNRAMGEVASLGVAEDVLKGLGKEAIRFSNRYGVASTDFVRSSYDIQSAISGLAGNELATFTSASNLLAKATKANAATITDYMGTMYGIFQQSADKMGKAKWVEMMAGQTATAVNMFKTDGNKISAAFTALGANATAAGIAAEEQMAVLGKLSLTLQGGAAGTQYKAFLAGVGKAQKKLGLSFVDSQGNMLGMLDILGKIKGKFGDKLSVESQDLIQQAFGSSEAGSLINSLMKDTQGLADSIDALGKVKGMDAASMMAGTMVDSFQRFSAAVTNTRIAFGNVLLPILNPIVDKFSRGLAVITKWTDRFPNLARLIGHVALGLLGLTAVLGLMAMAGGIVAMVFSPVLLVAAGVVAALAGVVIYWGKLKALFQNTAWGQSILQLFDFILLPVRVVIFLIGLLITHWDALKNAFMDTNFGKGFVMLLENIGELLGIIWNSAASLLNIFTSSLDWWSKATSMIPGFASSDPSEGAPSSSPSLDASRRSSVAPGGVTQHISNTMASSRNNQRTIGQVVINSDQPMTKSAMDELLFMGA
- a CDS encoding DUF2590 family protein, which translates into the protein MADGKYFDLLITDDDITLDRGGIPERCRDRDSIAQDIKHMIRETGLLVELVGNRDARKKQENIIRLTIAVDNDERIVPGSCSIHEVSLGTFYLVAETAEFGPIDFKLEAL
- a CDS encoding phage tail protein, yielding MSSDQPTTPDVSLPFWMSGPELTKLARAAQRWFELLMGWAIWPAQQMDPDTCTEAVLNLIAWQRDIDRFEGEPLALYRKRVRYAYANARDAGSVEGFARIFERLGVGYLETEERMPNRDWDVIALYLSDSQLADNQGLLQVLIQHYGRTCRRYEWTIITPLPVQVRVESFDNDYQAICASVPALGIGPRLREFNHDHAVIAAKL
- a CDS encoding HigA family addiction module antitoxin, which codes for MIERTRKPVHPGGIILRECIEPLNLSVKAFAEQLGVSRKTLSKIVNERGAVTPDMALRLSRRLGTTPQIWMNLQGRHDLWVAEHETDGWKAAVPKDKATPSPDA
- a CDS encoding DUF6890 family protein, yielding MLALHHKWFPGREATVQTMGEALHLETDYWDKMRTAITNGIARAFKG
- a CDS encoding phage tail protein — protein: MSSAITNAGEALIALHQNQETALVIDTFIVANVTGVDPAGPVDRAEGLPDPGDIVYQYTIPAENKGYINPNQVVYSMLLGSDIGDFEFNWLGLYSSADDTVVAITYCPSLSKWKTAHPAMGNAITRNFMLEYTGLQATTQITVEASTWQIDFTARLKGIDERERLSNRDLYGRACFFDSGFLVVNDAGAFKVQPGTGYVEGIRIDQGAVQAISPGALPATVYLDVALQAQGSDRVAVAAVAFADPGDYTDATNDTHYGQPIAAIDAGGVVTDLRPTRAMGTGILAGVAGVDHTHDGYALEGHTHPTIETDYIDASALLPTEDGGAASGVIATATHGQRYGYRALPGDTDASVEITYPMPEAWDRGPIKLRAVWTPGEGAAAGEDMTLVAQAVAVGDGESMDAAYAVAGVTIADQAQAVGAAHVSPASAGLTVEGEPALGDLIHLRIMRDVDAGATPMAADCQLMGIWIQYTCNQAVTGW